One Sulfolobus sp. S-194 DNA segment encodes these proteins:
- a CDS encoding DUF4322 domain-containing protein, producing the protein MKTPDYIYPKIRVQIEEKIFSIINFKGRKAEEVKKTLVTAALTKDSVENKAKEFDISPQTVRNYVEEQPQVIEQMLNVIKTISIKQLSERKRVKISIDWTSIKYKGKPVEGTSGSKQGYSWNYATATTRVKGKTLILAFTRVEKGMTRLEIVENLVKQILALGLEIELIALDAGFYSVDVINYLSRFNFIIGVPVEKVGIHRNFDGDYTAKSRGKKAKFRLIIHHGREKEYLAKGTNLDVNRSMVVKWYNKVRTPIETSYKLIKSFLIFTSSRSRLFRLFIFVLAMLIYTLYLLLKGTTSKEDFRLLLIALFLQDNITTIQEYLVKIFYPLFNSLELFSG; encoded by the coding sequence TTGAAAACACCAGACTACATCTACCCTAAAATACGTGTACAAATCGAGGAAAAAATATTTTCCATCATAAACTTCAAGGGAAGAAAGGCAGAAGAAGTCAAGAAAACACTTGTAACAGCAGCACTAACAAAAGATTCCGTGGAAAACAAGGCAAAAGAATTTGACATATCACCACAAACAGTAAGAAACTACGTGGAAGAACAACCACAAGTAATAGAACAAATGCTAAACGTGATCAAAACAATCTCCATCAAGCAACTAAGCGAAAGAAAACGCGTAAAAATTTCAATAGACTGGACATCAATAAAATACAAAGGAAAACCCGTAGAAGGAACAAGCGGATCAAAACAAGGTTACTCATGGAACTACGCGACAGCAACAACAAGAGTAAAGGGAAAAACACTAATACTAGCATTCACACGCGTAGAAAAAGGAATGACCAGACTAGAGATAGTTGAAAACCTAGTAAAACAAATACTAGCATTGGGCCTAGAAATAGAACTAATAGCACTAGATGCCGGATTTTACTCAGTAGATGTAATCAACTACTTATCAAGGTTTAACTTCATCATCGGAGTACCCGTGGAAAAGGTTGGAATACATCGAAACTTCGACGGCGATTACACTGCAAAATCAAGAGGCAAAAAAGCAAAATTCAGACTAATAATACACCATGGTAGGGAAAAGGAGTACCTGGCTAAAGGGACAAACCTAGACGTAAATAGGAGTATGGTTGTAAAGTGGTATAACAAGGTTAGAACACCAATAGAAACATCATACAAGTTGATCAAATCTTTCCTAATCTTCACGTCATCAAGGAGTCGCTTATTCCGCTTGTTTATCTTCGTCCTAGCAATGTTAATCTATACACTATACTTGCTCCTCAAGGGGACGACGAGCAAGGAAGATTTTCGCTTACTCCTAATCGCCTTGTTTTTACAGGATAATATTACAACTATTCAAGAATATTTAGTTAAAATATTTTATCCACTTTTTAATTCACTTGAATTATTTTCGGGGTGA
- the cas1 gene encoding CRISPR-associated endonuclease Cas1: MRALEIADYGVKLSTKGKTFMISKKDGKKVNVSPAEIDQIIIMTSGVTVTSKAVRLALDHGIDIVFLDSRGNPFGRLFHSEPIKTVETRKAQYLALLKGEEEIPREIIKAKIKNQANHVKFWFKKLGIEGNDYKEIEGKEDEATAARYYWHALSRIIPMKGRDPESTDPFNVSFNYAYAILYSNIQRVLQLVGLDPYAGFIHKDRSGKPSLVYDFSEMFKPVLVDYPLVSLFINGFTPNIKEGILDTESRRKIADAVINSMNGKVKDEGGEVRTGIQAMRAYALKLASALRGEEKFKGFVKVW, translated from the coding sequence ATGAGAGCTTTGGAAATTGCTGATTACGGTGTCAAGCTCTCTACAAAAGGAAAGACCTTCATGATTTCTAAAAAAGACGGGAAAAAAGTAAACGTTTCTCCTGCAGAAATAGATCAAATAATAATAATGACTTCAGGTGTTACAGTTACGTCTAAGGCTGTAAGACTAGCGTTAGACCACGGAATAGACATTGTCTTTTTAGACTCCAGAGGTAATCCTTTTGGCAGACTTTTTCATTCAGAGCCGATAAAGACTGTGGAGACAAGAAAAGCCCAGTATTTGGCATTACTTAAAGGTGAGGAAGAGATACCGAGAGAGATTATAAAAGCTAAGATTAAGAACCAGGCTAATCACGTTAAGTTCTGGTTCAAAAAACTGGGTATTGAAGGGAACGACTATAAAGAAATTGAGGGAAAAGAGGACGAAGCTACAGCAGCCAGGTACTACTGGCATGCGTTAAGCAGAATTATACCAATGAAGGGGAGAGACCCAGAAAGTACAGATCCGTTTAACGTGTCCTTTAATTACGCATACGCAATCCTCTACTCAAATATACAAAGGGTTTTGCAATTAGTAGGATTAGACCCATATGCCGGGTTTATACATAAGGACAGAAGCGGAAAGCCCAGTCTTGTATACGACTTTTCTGAGATGTTTAAACCCGTGCTTGTTGATTACCCGTTAGTATCTCTCTTTATTAATGGTTTTACACCAAACATCAAGGAGGGTATACTTGACACTGAGAGCAGAAGGAAGATAGCTGATGCTGTAATAAATTCTATGAATGGAAAAGTAAAGGATGAGGGAGGGGAAGTAAGGACTGGGATTCAGGCAATGAGGGCATATGCATTAAAACTAGCCTCAGCATTAAGAGGTGAGGAAAAGTTTAAGGGTTTCGTAAAGGTGTGGTGA
- the cas4 gene encoding CRISPR-associated protein Cas4, which yields MVTVSDVKQYHFCKAIPWINYVLGYREPLTFSMEEGKKVSYEEVVKLLNLTLPVKYDVCLSYNGLSGCVDILAGDKRYTVVEVKAFKRGNFSHFRYQLLAYAYLVRKRLGIVEKAILVMDGKKVLDIEPTEEHYRYIENIVKKIEEIVNNERLPAVNVEKCGFCQYRRVCPVSAWS from the coding sequence GTGGTGACAGTGTCAGACGTGAAACAGTATCATTTCTGTAAAGCTATACCATGGATAAACTACGTGCTGGGCTACCGTGAACCTCTAACATTCTCAATGGAGGAAGGAAAGAAGGTCTCTTATGAGGAGGTCGTTAAATTGCTAAACCTTACTTTACCAGTAAAATATGATGTGTGCTTAAGTTATAATGGGCTTTCAGGGTGTGTTGATATCTTAGCTGGGGATAAAAGGTATACAGTAGTCGAGGTAAAAGCATTTAAGAGGGGTAACTTTTCCCATTTCAGATATCAGCTTCTAGCTTACGCATATCTAGTAAGGAAGAGGCTTGGCATCGTTGAAAAGGCTATATTGGTAATGGATGGAAAGAAAGTCCTTGACATAGAGCCAACAGAGGAGCATTACAGATATATAGAAAATATAGTTAAGAAGATTGAAGAGATAGTGAATAATGAGAGATTGCCAGCAGTAAATGTGGAAAAATGTGGGTTCTGCCAATATAGGAGAGTTTGTCCAGTCAGTGCATGGTCATAA
- the cas4a gene encoding type I-A CRISPR-associated protein Cas4/Csa1, which translates to MIWRQQLKRLHRIREMDPVPDELRGWHYYSPPVKPRAYLGLTMSEIAYDYCPTKRDVYLRRVLNQKGSERAQLVFGQSIHKVFSKAINDVRISYVLGKDPYQIVKESYLESEFCPQEISEYCKKVYGNLILFWSSWLAEAKAFYGGDSVGFLPWATEVRVDGSAIGLSDRLAVDALGEFTVVEVKSGKREEFHRLALAGYALAIESVLELPVDYGLLVYINGFPNDVEIRFESYYISPDMRREILDKRDEVIEMILNGRDPGKPVKCPETCPFYEVCWK; encoded by the coding sequence ATGATATGGAGACAGCAGCTAAAGAGATTACACAGAATTAGGGAGATGGACCCAGTACCAGACGAACTTAGGGGATGGCACTATTATTCTCCTCCGGTAAAGCCCAGAGCTTATTTAGGTCTAACAATGAGTGAAATCGCGTACGATTACTGTCCCACAAAGAGAGATGTATACTTAAGGAGAGTATTAAACCAAAAAGGAAGCGAAAGGGCACAGTTAGTTTTCGGTCAGTCTATACATAAGGTCTTCAGTAAGGCCATAAATGATGTTAGAATATCTTACGTTTTAGGTAAGGATCCATATCAGATTGTAAAAGAAAGTTATCTTGAATCTGAGTTTTGCCCGCAAGAGATATCGGAATACTGCAAAAAGGTATACGGTAATCTAATCCTCTTCTGGTCCTCATGGCTCGCTGAGGCCAAGGCATTTTATGGAGGTGATTCTGTTGGTTTCTTACCGTGGGCTACTGAAGTTAGGGTTGACGGTTCAGCTATTGGACTGTCTGATAGACTTGCAGTAGACGCTCTAGGTGAGTTTACCGTAGTCGAGGTTAAGTCTGGAAAAAGAGAGGAATTCCATAGGCTTGCTCTAGCAGGATATGCTTTAGCTATAGAATCGGTCCTAGAGCTTCCGGTTGATTACGGACTCCTTGTTTACATAAATGGTTTCCCTAATGATGTTGAGATAAGATTTGAGAGCTACTACATCTCACCTGATATGAGAAGAGAAATTTTAGATAAAAGAGACGAGGTCATAGAAATGATTCTAAACGGAAGAGATCCAGGTAAGCCGGTGAAATGCCCAGAGACTTGTCCGTTTTATGAGGTGTGTTGGAAATGA
- the cas2 gene encoding CRISPR-associated endonuclease Cas2, producing the protein MWVIVVYDISDDEKRNKIARELQRLGLSRIQRSAFIGDIDSQRFKDLVRIMSKLVTGKDDILHIIPLGLRDWERRVVISGDSVRRETVSFL; encoded by the coding sequence ATGTGGGTTATTGTAGTTTATGATATTTCGGATGATGAGAAGAGGAATAAGATTGCCAGAGAACTCCAAAGGCTAGGATTAAGCAGAATTCAGAGGAGTGCATTTATCGGAGATATTGATTCACAGCGGTTTAAGGATCTAGTCAGAATTATGAGCAAACTGGTTACCGGAAAGGATGATATACTCCACATAATACCTTTAGGACTAAGAGACTGGGAAAGGAGGGTGGTAATAAGTGGTGACAGTGTCAGACGTGAAACAGTATCATTTCTGTAA